CTAACGCTTCCGGCTCATTCTTTAATGGTCCGCGCTCGTGGTTGTGGTGGAACCAAAGTCCCGGCCGTGGCGGGCAAACCGAATCAGCGAGAGGAGTGCGATAATCATCAGCCCGATGGCGGCGTAGTACGGCGCGACTGCCGAGACGCTCTTAAAGAGCGGAATGGCGAACAGCGGCCCAGCGATACGCGCCAGAGCGCTCACGCCTTGACTCACACCCATGATGCCACCCTGACGATCTGGATCGCTGCGGCGACTGATCAGCGCGCTGAGTGAAGGAGTTGTAAAGGCGAAGCCGCCGACGGAAACCGCAGTCGCAATGAAGAGGAGCGGCCAACTGTGCCAGAGCGTGGCGAGGGTGAGCAGCACGAAGCCGATGGTCGTCAGTACGAAGCCGATTTCCGCCATCGTTACTTCACTCAATCGCGTTGAAAGTCGGCGCACGACGCCACCTTGCACCAGGCTGAGCATGATACCGATGTAAGCAAAGAACAGCGGGATTTGCCCGAACTTCATTCCAAAGCCTTGGTTTTCGTCCTTCAGCAAGAGTGCAGCCGTCGTTTCAAAACCGCCGAAGGCGGTCACGCTGAGGAACGAAGTGAAGAGCAGGGCAGCGATGGTTGGCGTCGAGACGGAATCTCGCAGGGCGCGAAGATCGAACAGCCCCATGTGCGTGTGCGAGACTCCGGGGCGCAAACTTTCGGGCAACAAGAAGACGGCCAGCAACAGGGCCACGAGTGAGAGACCCGCGGCGACGAAGCCGGGCAGGGGACTGCGAGCCACTTCGTCGTATTGCCGCTTGTCGGCCTTGGCAATCTCGGCGCTCGACTTAGCAGGATCGAGTTGCACATCGAGGTTGTCGGTGGCGCTCGCTGCAATCACCGGTCCTTCGCTGGTGGGCTCTACTCTCGCCGATAAGAGTGCCGCCCAGGCGAGCAAGGGGCCGAAGGTGAAACCGAGACCAAACGAGACGCCGATCAGCGCCATCCCTTTGGCTCGTTTTTCTTTCGTTGTTACGTCGGCGATATATGCAGCGGCGGTGGAGATGGTCGCGCCGGCAATTCCCGCCCCCGTGCGGCTGATGAACAGCAGCAGCAGGCTTTGCTGGATGGCGGCGATGCCGAACAGCGTGTAACAAACGACGGAGCCGATGAGCCCGATGATAATGACTGGCCGCCGGCCGATGCGATCGGAGACGCGCCCCCAAAGGGGCGAGAAAATGAATTGCATCATCGAGAAAATGGCCATCAGCAGCCCGAGCTCCCAACCATGCTCGGCGATGCCGAACTTCTCCGCATAGAGCGGCAGCAGCGGCAGCACCATGCCAAAGCCGAGCAGGTCGATGAAGACGGTGAGAAAAACGACCAGCAACGAACCTTTGCTGGCATTCGTATCGGGTGAATTAGAGCGTTCGCCCGCGAGGGGCGAAGCAACTTGGGCGGGCATTTTCGTTTCCAAACGGCGAATCGTAGGTAGTTACTGACCACAAAGCGGCTGTTTTCTTTGCTTGGTTATCCGGTACCGAGGCAATGGCAGCAACAGGGCAGCCACCAAGTGCGAGCGGGACAAGTTCCCACTTCTTTGTTGGCGATCGACTGGACAGCCGACGGCAACGAGTGTGGACGAACCCAAGTCACGCTGACCGAGACCGCATCATCGCGCGCAGCGAAGCGCACGTTGCATCCGGGGGCACCGGAACAAATCTTGGCACCGCAAAAAAATGAGATGCAGGTGAAGAGTGCCTTATGCGCTGCAGAATCTCCAGCAACCCTGGAGCGCGCAGATTCGCTGCGCTGACAATCCGGCACACTTGTTGCAACCCGCACATCTTCCACTTGCCGCCACAGCCCGCCACCTCGACTAAAAAACCTCTGCTCTGCGCCACAAACTCTTTGGCGCATTTCTTTGGCGTTACATCAAAACTGCTCAGAACAAGTATTGAATGTCTTGAGCAACTGTTGCGTTTTGTTCTTTCCCTTACTCCGCCTTTGGAAACGATCGATGACCGCTCTCGCCACTTTGAAGAAACTGTTTGCTCGATCCACGCCAGCAAAACAAGCTCGCTCGAAATTCTTTCGCCCTGCAATCGACGCTTTGGAAGATCGCCGGTTGATGGCGGTCTTCATTGTCGATGACGACTTTGCGGCCGATAATCCCGCGCGCCGCCAATACACCACCATTCAGGGGGCGGTCGACGCTGCAATCACTCCGGTTGGCAATCGCGCGGGCGATTCGATTGTGGTCCGCCCCGGCTTGTATAACGAATCGGTCTCGATCGATAAGCGCATCACCATTACGGGGGCCGTGGCACCGGCTATTCCCTTCATTGGTAACAGACCCTATGCGAACGATCCTTCGCTCAACCCGGCGCGGGCTTCGATTGTCGATCCGGCCACAGGCGCTGGGTTCACCATCACCGCCAGCAATGTGATTCTGCAGGGCTTTACGGTCGCAAACTTCGACGAAAGCGAGGATACGCAGGGCATCGTTGTGACCGGTGGCACAGCCAATAAAATTCTCAGGAATGTGATCGTCGATAACACGATTGGCATCTCGCTAGCCACCGATACTGCCACATCCAACGTGGGTGCAGCCCGAACGACCTACGTCACCGGCAACGTACTGCGCGATAATAACACGCTTGGTGCTGCGGCAGGCAATGGTATCTATTCTGACGCTGGCCTGCGCAACGTCAGCATCACGGCCAATCGGATCACCGGGCACGAAAATGCATCGATTCTGGCCATTACCACCGTCGATACGGACTTCAACACGAGCGTGACCATTGCCTCCAACTTGATTGGCAATCAAGTCACCGGTGAAGCTGATTCGGCCATCATCCTGGCGAATCTGACGAACTCGACTGTGGTTGGTAATGTAATGCGCAACATCTACAACAACGGCACCGGTATCGCGCTGGTGGGTGGTGTCAGCAACGTGAAGGTGTTGAGTAACAACCTGGCCAATGGCGCGTTCACTGGCATCAACGTCATTTTCCGCCCGGGTGATTACGCAGTTGCAGCGCCGAACTCAAACAATCTGATTCAAGGCAATGTCATAACGAACTTCGGTGACGGCGGAATTCGTTTGCGAGAAGGGGCGAACAACAACGTCGTCAAGGCGAATGTCGTGCAGAAGAATGGCTTTGGTGCCTCCGAGGCAGACGCGAACGATGGCTTCGGTTCAGGCATTAGCTTGGAAGATGCAATCGATAATATCGTGGAACTGAACGTTTCGTATTACAACGACACGGACGGTTTCTATGCCGATTTGCTCTCCAGCGGGAACATCATTCGCAACAACACCGGCCTATTCAATGGCGAACACGACTTTCACGATGATTCGATCGGCGCGGGAACCGCTGGCACAGCCAACACCTATACCAACAATCGCGGCCGAAATGGTTCGCCTGCAGGGCTGATTCGGTTCCGTTACTAGGATCTTCGCTCGACTTTTGGGCGAATGTCCTTAGTCGGCAACACACCGGGCGGGGAAAGAATTTTCTCTGCCCGGCTTCGCTTCTTGATTCATCGCGCAGGTACGTGTTGCTGCCAGTTCGAGCGTAACTACTAACGGTGTCATTCCGCTGCGCGCTGTTGTTTGACCACCTTCTGGAGACGGGCTAGGATTGGCAACATCCTGCTTGGGGCGAATTCTTGCCTACCCAATTCTTTGGATTTTCATTGTTTGCGACCTGAGGCTCAGCGGATGGCCGAACAATTCGATCCCTATTACACCTGGCTAGGAATTCCGCCGGAGGATCAGCCTGCGGATTACTACCGACTGCTTGGATTGAAAAAGCTTGAGTCGAATCTAGATGTGATCTCGCATGCTGCAGATCGCCAGATGGCGCACCTTCGCACTTTGCAGACCGGCAAGCATGCCACCCATTCGCAGCGATTGTTGAACGAGATCTCGAGCGCGAGCACCTGCCTGCTAACGCCCGAAAAGAAGGCCGCTTACGATCGCAAACTGCGGGAAGAGCAAAAGGCAAAAGAACAAACCGTCGCCAAGCCCACACTGCAAGTCGCGAAACCTCTGCCTGTGGCGAAGCCGAATGTACTTCCAGTCGCGGCTTCAGTTCCGTTATCGCCACAACCGATTCCGGTTATGCCACAACCGCTGCCGAACCTAGCGCCAGCGCCCATTCAACTCGCCCCCAGTTTTCGTCACAACAGTCCCGCTGCCAAGAGTGGCCTGGCCAAGCTCATTCTCAGCGCTGCTGCCATCGCCGCCGTGTTTCTCGTTGCGCTGACGATCGTCGCGCTGAATCTCAACCAGCCGCCAGAAGTTGCTACTCGACCGGCCAGCGCCGAGGCGGCTCCCACTCCGCCCGCCATTCAGCAGTCGAGTCAGTCACCCATTCAAAAGTTACCGACTCCTCCCGTTGTTCCAACGCCCAAGGTTCCTCAGCCTGACGCTACAAATCCGGCGGTGAAATCTAACTCGCCAGTCGGTTCTCCTGCCAGCACTTCTCCGGCCATAACAGCGAACAATCCTCCTCCGGCAGTTCCGGCGAATGTCATTCCCGCCTCAGCCCCACCCGAGCAGTTCGTCATGCGACTTCCCAAACGCGCGCGCATCGATCTGCAGAATACGCAAGCTCTTGTGGATTTTCGCCAGCCATTCACCTATGAATTGGCGGTGAAATTCGATGCAGGGTCGACAGGTTTTCTGTTTGGGAATCGCAACCATCTGAACTTGCTGAAGGTTCCTCCAACTGGGCCGATGATTGGCTACCGCTGGAACTTAATTGGCCTCCCCCCAGTCACCTGCCTGATGCCCCCTCCGACTGGTAGCGAGTGGTTTCATCTGGCAATCTCGCACGACGACAAGCGGCTGTATGCCTTTGTCAACGGCCGTAAGGTGGACGAGGCCGACGGGGAATTTAAGAAGGGGGAGATGCCAGTTCACAATGTGCCGCTCTACTTTGGCTCGCATCCCGACCACTCACCGCTCTTTAGCGGAGTTCTGGGCGGGATTCGCATCTCGTCGGTGGCCCGCTACGTGAGCGACTTTGCACCGCCAACAAAGTTCACGAAGGATGCGGACACACTTTTGGTCCTCGATATGGCAAATCCGCAACCCGGCGTCATGACCGACCTTTCGGGGCAGGGGCACGATGGCTCAATCAAGCTGGGGGAGTGGGAACCGGGTAAACCGGACTACTCGACTGCGGTGGCCTTGCTGGGTTTGCCATTGCCAACCGGTGAGGCGGTCGTCGCAACTACGCCGAATTCACCCAGCAATCCAACGCCATTCGGTGAGAGTCCTGCATTTGGCCCGCAGCCCGCGATCGAACCGACGCAACTTCTTGCTGTTCCAGACGAAGCATTGCTTATGAAGGCCCGAGTTGCTGTTTTTGATGTTTTTGGAGCGGCGGCCAAACAGGCGACCAAGCCCGAATTGAAGGTCAAAGTCGCCCAGGACATGCTCAAGCTGGCGAGCGAGACCAAGGATGACTTAGCTGCTGAGTACGTGCTGCTCGACAACGCCCGCAAATTGCTGATTGGTGCCGGGGATGTCCAACTGGCTTTGGCAGCAGTCGCGCAGATGGAACAACGCTTCATGGATCCGGCCCGCGAGATTCGCACGACCACACTCACCGCGCTAGCCGACGCCAATCTGTCACCCGAGGCCCGCGAACAGTTGGTAAACGTCACGCTGGCAGCGATGGACGCTGCCACACAGGCTCGTCAGTTTTCGCTTACCGAGCAATTGTCGCTACTCGCAGTACGGGTTTCGACTAAGTTGAAGGATGCCGACGCGCGCAAAGCCGTTGCTCAGCGGCGAACCGAAGTGGTTCGCTTAAGGCAGCAAGTTACGATCTTTGAAGCTGCGCAAGAAACGCTCAAAAGCTCGCCCAGCGATGCTGCGGCGAACCTGGTCATCGGCAAGTTTCTCTGTTTTCTGCTGCACGATTTCGCTGCGGGACGAACTCACCTGATTGCTGGCGATCTGCCCGAGTTGGCTGAGGCGGCCAAGCTCGATCTGGCCGCGGACCAGGGAACTCCCGCCGACAAAGTGGCTGCTGCAAATGCCTGGCTCAAATGGGTCGAGGGCGCGAAGGGGACTGATAAGGATTTGACGTCTGCTGCGCAAGTTCGGGCGAAAGCTCGCTACCGCGAAGCGCTGCCATCCCTTACTGGACTTGAGAAAGTGAAAGTGGAGAAATGGCTGGCAGACTTGGCCGCGGTGGCCGATGTCTCGTCTGCGACTCCCGGCACATCACAGGCAGTGGCCAAAGGCCCAGTGCTGGTGATTTATAACACGCATGGTTTCCGCTTCCGTGATCGAGGAACGCTCGAGTTCAACGTGCTCTTATTGAAGGACGGGAAGATCGTGGATCAGGCCCGGGGAGTGCCGCTGGAGTGGAACCCTGAGATCAACGTTTCCAAGCAATTGCAGTTGGGGACGAAGCCGTTCGACACCATTCGCGTGGAAATCACGCGTTGGCAAGAGCATAGCGGCGGCCTCGCAGAGGTTGAATTGCTGGTGAATAGCGAGAATGTACTGCGGGGTAAGCCGGTTACTGCCAGTGGAAAGTACGGCACCAGTTTGACTCAGCACCAGCCGGCGATGGTTACTGACGGCATCAAAGACGAAGAGCGACACGGTGGCGAAGGAAGAGGCTACTGGATCTTGCCCAACAAGACCGCTGGTTGGATCGAGATTAGCTTAAAGTAGCGGTCACAGAACATCTGCGCTCATCCACCCGCGGATTTAATTTATTGCTGCGCCAGTCGACTGGTGATCCACTGCTGGTCGTTGGGCGAGAGTTTGGCGAGGGGGATGGTGGTGTTTACGCCACTCGGGCGACGAAGGCGGACGATGCCGGCTTCGAGTGCGACGAACTCGGCGTCAGCAGTGTATTTGCCGCTGGTCCAAGTGCGGGGCTGGGGAGCTGGCGGTGTGGCCGTCGAAGTTTCCACTTTGTCGCGTTGCTGGGCGACGATTTGGGCCGCTTTTTCCGCCACGGTAGCTAAGACGGGCTTGGCAGTCTTCGTGGGCTGGGTTTGCATTGCCTTGACCACGCTAGTCACTTCGGCGGCTGGCATGGCGACTTGGACGACGCGCCACTTGCCGGCCTTTTGCACGCGGAGCGGGCTGGTTGAGTCGGTGGAGTGTTCGTGCATGGGGTGCGAATTGCCACGCAACACTTCCGCCGCGGCCGCGATAGTAGTGACGAGATCGCTAGAGCCTAAGTGCGTGGTCAGCATGTCGATGCCGGCTGATAGTCGCTCACCCACGAGCGAATCGTGAACCCAGAGTTCAATCGGGCAAGTGACGTTTTCGACGATGTGATGATCTGGCAATTCGATCGTTGCAGCACCAGCGCAGTTCTTGGTGGCAATGTGGAGATGGCGCGGAGTGGTGCAGCAAGTGAAGTTTGCTTCGCCTTGCGAATCGGTTCGCAGACCGACCATCGCCAGCGAACGATTGTCTAAATTTTTGTTGAGCTTTGCCAGGCGAACCTCGCTGGTCTTTTCAAAGCCCAGAGCGATTCGTTGTTCGGCACGGCGGCGAGCGATCTCGGTAACTTGCGGACGTAGTTCAGCCTCTCGTTGAGCGGCCCGTCGACGGACGATACGGCCAAGCCAACCGCTGCGAGTCGAGGCGATTCCTTCCAGGGTGGAAGCCGTCGTAGCCTTCACCTTAGTCGGCTGGCCTACAAACCCTTCGCCTGGTTTGAAAACGACCAGTTTGGACGCCGAGAACTTGGTAACTGCCCGGCTGTAAATGATGGCCGGGCCATGATAGCCGGTGGTGCGGGAATGAACTTCGCCGTGAAAGTGAATGACAAACTTCGCCGCGTCGCCACTCTCGACCAGATTGACGTGAGTGTGACCGACAACTCTTCCTTTACCTTGGATGGCAGTTCCCAAGATGTCTTCGCGGATGTCGATGGGGCGGTCGATTTCCTTGTTATCGAGCATGCCGTTGAGCATTGCACCAGAAATGCGGAGCACCACTTGGTGATCGGGACTTGCGTCGCGAGTCGTTGGCTGGGCAGCGGGAATTGTTTCGTCGGCATGGGCACCGGTCGCTACTGCCAGCAAACAGGCCAGCGAAAAGAAGAATGCCTGCTGAGGCTGATAGCAACGAAACGAAATCCACATGGCCCGCTCTCCGTACCGACGTGATGAGCTCGATTCGCTTTAGGAATGCACTTCGTGTGCCGGCCGGAAAAAGTGTGCGGAAGGGCTCTTGCCGGCGAAATATCGCTCTCGTTTATCATCATACTTACCTGTCGAGATAACGGAATGGAGAACGTGAAACAAGATCATTGAAATCAGGATTTCTTGATGGTTCAAGCCAATGGTTGTGGGCCTCACTCGCCAGATATTCATATTTGGGATGTGACCAGACTTGTCCGTTGCCGTTGCTCCAATGTTCTCACGACGAGTTTCATCAAGTCGGTAGTAGTTAAGGAAAAAATGGCAATTTGTGACGAGGCGTTGTGGGGGTGATGTTGTCAGTGAATCGTTCCTGGTAATGGATCGCGTTGATCCCTTGATGCGCCCGGTGGTGGTTGGCACCGAGCCCAAGAGTGGTAGGTGGAGGGTCGCAAAAGCGCGCACGAATTACGGAAATCGATTTTGGAAGTTTCCTGATGCCTGTAAGGACTTAGGTCGAAGGGTTTTTTTGTTAACTACTTGCGCAATAAATGATTGCGATATATTGGTCATGTGCTTGGAAATTTGCAGTTAACGGAAATTTTTTGGCGTGGATCGTAGCGACTGCGGAACCTGGGGGGCAATGGCGAACTGAACTCGATGCAGATGCGTAGGGGACTTGAGTTGCCGGCAGCGAAGTGGGCGTGTGGTCAGCGAGCTGTTTTCGGGAAGCGACTTGGCGGTTCAAAACCGGGTGTGGCCGTCACGTTGTGACTGCCTGTCTGGGCAAGAGGGGCGCAAAGTTACTTCTATGACTTTTTTGCCAAGAATGCGGGTTGTAGGTTTGAAATCCGGTCTGCGTTGGGCTAAGCTGCTGCGCTTTGGCCAACCGTGCGACGCTTTAACAGCGTTCTCGCTGCCCTTGATGTGCCAGCCGGGGTGTTCCGGGGATCGGATTGTTGCTGGGTCGGTAGTCATCGACTAAGCGAACATTAGCGCTGACAACGTTATTCCCACGAGACGGTAATCTCATCGGACAACCCAAGCCAAATTTTTCGTTCATTGTTTAGGAGCCTATTTGATGTCGAGTAAGCAAACACGTCGTCGTTTTCTACAAACCACGGCAGCTGTTGGTGTGGGTTATTGGGCAGCCGGTGGTGTCTCGCCGCGTGTGAGCTTGTCGGCTAATGAAGAAATTCGTTTCGCCAGCGTCGGCGTCGGCGGCAAGGGGAGCAGCGACTCGGCCGATGCGGGGCGCAGCGGCAAGATGGTCGCCATCGTCGATATCGACGACTCGACCCTCGGCAAAGCTGGCGAGAAGTTCGAAGGAGCGCAAAAGTTCAACGACTATCGCAAGATGCTCGACGAAGTGGGCAAGAGCATCGACGCGGTGACGGTCAGCACACCTGACCACTGCCACGCTGTGGTTGCTTCGGCCGCCATGAAGATGGGCAAGCACTGCTTTGTGCAAAAGCCGCTGACCAAGTCGCTGCACGAAGCTCGCCACCTGGGCAATCTGGCGAAGGAAATGAAGGTTGCCACGCAAATGGGCAATCAAGGAACAGCCGGCAACGACCTTCGCGAACAAGCGGCCATTTGCAAGAGCGGCGTGCTCGGCAAGGTGAGCGAAGTTCACGTGTGGACCAACCGCCCCGTTTGGCCACAAGGGCTCGACAAGCCAACCGACACCCCCGAAGTACCTAAGAACGTCCATTGGGACGAATGGATTGGCCCAGCTCCGAAGCGCGCCTTCCACCCGGCCTATCATCCGTTCAAGTGGCGCGGTTGGTGGGATTTCGGCACCGGTGCTCTCGGCGATATGGCCTGCCATACGCTCAACATGCCATTCATGGGCATGGACCTGCGCGACCCAATCAGCGTGCAAGCGCTCACTTCGGGTCACAACAAAGAGACGTTCCCCAGCTGGTCGGTCATCACGTTCGAATTCCCCGAACGGAACGGTCGCCCGGCCGTGACCTTCAAGTGGTACGACGGCGGCAAGAAGCCTGACACCGCTTTGTTCCAAGGCGCGAAAGTGGCTGGCAGCGGTTGCTTGATCGTGGGCGAAAAGGGTTCGATGTACTCGCCTGGCGATTACGCCGGCAAGACCGAAATGCTCGGTGGCATCACCAAGCCAACGGTGGAATACACCAAGTCGCCCGGCCACTTCGAAGAATGGGTCCGCGCGATCAAGGGTGGCGATGCAGCTGTTTCGAACTTTGGCGATTATGCATCGCCGCTGACCGAGACCATCCTGCTGGGCAACTTGGCCGTTTGGGCCGCTGCCGAGAAGGAAGTCATGGGCAAGAAGATCGAATGGGATGCCAAGAGCCTGACGGCCACCAACGCTCCCGAAGTGGCTCACATTGTCAAGCCTGAGTTCCACAACGGCTACAAGCTGTAAATCGTCGGTGAGTCACCCGTAGGCGAGTCATTCCATGACTCGCTCCGGTCAACCGAACTCTCAGTCACGGAGTGACTGAGCAACGGTAACAGTCGACGGTGCAACACCAGAGTTCAACCTCTCCACCCGCGGTCAGTCGGAAGATTCCGACTGACCGCGGTTTGGTTTCTTGGGGGCGCATGAGTTAGAATTCAGGTGGAAGGAACGTTCCCCATGATTATTGCCAACACGCCCATCACTCCTGAACAGCTGCTCGCCATGCCCGATAGCAAAGGGCTCGAGATTGTGGCAGGAAAGCTCGTGGAGAACAAAATGGGAGCGGAATCAAGCGAACTCGCAATCGTGCTGGCGAGCATCTTGTATCAATACTGCAGCAAAGACCGTATTGGTCGCGTATTTGGCCCCGACACTTCGTTTCAATGTTTTCCGCACGACTCAACGATGGTCCGCAAGCCCGATGTGGCGTTTCTAAGCTACGCCAGATGGCCTGCCGATAAACGAATCGGAGCTTTCATCAAAGTCGCTCCCGAACTGGCGATTGAAGTTCTCTCGCCCAACGATGTGATCAAAGAGGTCAATGACAAGGTTGACGACTACCTTGCCGCAGGCGTATCAACCGTGTGGGTCGTGAATGAGTTTCGCCGCTACGTGGAAGTCCATTCCGCAAACCAGCCACCGCGAATCGCAACTTTGAATGACGAACTGACGTGCGAAGAGATCCTGCCGGGCTTTCGTTGCGGAGTGAGCGAAGTCTTTGCCCGTATTCCCACGGCTGAGTGATTGGTTTCGCCAACCAGTTTCCCCGCCTCGCACGTTTTCCGGCCTTGCCCCCTTTTCGCCCAATATGGGTGCGGTAGGCTGACGTTTTATCAGCAAATCGTTACGCGTTCTAAGCCGATTTGCCATTTCCATTTCGAGTTGTTCGGACCCGAGCCCAATCCAACATGAGCGACCCTTATTTTCAGCAGTTGTTTGCCGAGCGAATCGGTGGCGTGAATTACGGCAAGGGAACCGAGATCTATAAGTTCGAAAAGATCAAACGGGCCAAGCGGAAGGCACTGGCCGATTTTCCGAATCGGCTGCTCGTCGATTTCGGCATTGGCGAAAACGACTCGATGGCTCCCGAGAATGTGCGGGCTGCACTGACCGCCGAAGTCAACAAGCCCGAAAATCGCGGCTACATGGACAACGGCAATCAGCGGTTCAAAGAAGCGGCCGCTGCGTTCATGCAGCGGAACTTCGGCGTGAAGCTCGATCCGAACACGCAGGTGAATCACTGTATCGGCAGCAAGCCGGCACTCGCGATGATCCCCGCCTGCTTCATCAATCCTGGCGACGTCACTTTAATGACGGTGCCGGGCTATCCCGTCGCCGGTACCCACACGCGTTACTACGGTGGCAATGTCTTTCGCCTGCCACTCCTCGCGCAGAACAATTTCTATCCCGATTTCAAATCGATCCCCGCGGACATTTGGACGAAGGTCAAGTTGCTGGTCATCAACTATCCCAACAGCCCGACCGGCAAGACCGCGACCAAGGAGTTCTACGAGCAAGTGGTTTCACTCGCCAAAGAGAAGAACTTTGTCGTGGTGCAAGACGCTGCTCACAGTCTGCTGAGCTACGACCAAAAGCCCTCGAGCTTCTTGCAGACGCCCGGGGCGATGGATGTCGGCGTCGAAGTTCATTCGCTCTCGAAGGGCTTCGACATGATCGGCTGGCGCATCGGTTGGGTCTGCGGTCACGAACGGATCGTGCGGGCCTTTTCCGATGTGAAAGACAACAGCGATTCGGGGCAGTTCGGCGCGATTCAAAACGCTGCTGCTGCCGCTCTCGATGACGACAGTATTCACGAACGGACGCGCACGAAGTACAAGCGGCGGCTGGAGAAGCTGGTCGCGATGCTGACTCGCTGCGGTTTCAATTGCAAAATGCCCGGCGGTACTTACTTCCTGTACACGCCCGCCCCCAGCGGCTTAAAGGATGGCACCAAGTTCGCAAATGCCGAAGAGGCAAGCCAGTTCCTTATTACGCAACTGTCAATCGTCACCGTCCCCTGGGACGATGCTGGAGCGTTCCTGCGCTTCAGTGTGACGTACGAAGCCGCGGATGAAGCTGCTGAAGACGCCCTGATGGCAGCGGCCGAAGATCGGCTCAAGGGCTGCGGCGTCCAATTTTCCTGATAGGATAACGTGTCGCGCGTTGCCAGTCGCCGATTGTTTCGTTTATCGCTTCGTACTTCTCGTCGGTTTGGGGTGCTTGCATGTGCAGTCGGATCTGGCTTGTCGCGTTGGCCTGTTTGCTCGGTGCTGCGGTCGGTTGTGGTGGTGGTGGCAGCGGCAAGAAAGAACTGTCCCTCGACGCCCAAGTGAAGAAGGCGAATGCCGAGACCGATGCCGGTCGCCGGGCCAAGTTGTTGGCAGGTTTGGGCGAAAAGCAACTCAAAGCCGGCGACGTCATCACTGGCGATACGACTTTGAACTCCGCGCTCGAATCGGCGATGGAGGTGGAAGAGCCTGGGAGCAAAGCCAGCGCCCTGATTTTTGTGGGCCAGGCAATGGCCCGCGCCGGCAAAGTAAGCGAAGCGAAAAAGACGTTGCGCGAAGCAGCGAAAACTCTGGAAGCAGTAGAAGACTCCGGGCCTAAGGCCATGGCTTTTGCGGAACTGGGGACTGCTTCTGGCGTGCTGCTGAAGAATCCGGATCAGGCGACGGAGTACCTGAAAAGCGCGGAACTGGCCGCCGACAAGATTGAGTTGCCGGCGATGAAAGCTGGCGCAATGGGAAAGATTTACGTCGCGTACGAGCGCTCCGAACGAGCGACGGAAGCTGAGGCAACGTTAGCGAAGGCCAAGACCTTTGCCAAGGAACAGCCAACGCCACGGGAACAGGTCGATTGCCTGGCTGAAATTGGCGATGCTTTGTCCAAGGCGAAAAAGAACGACGAAGCAACA
Above is a window of Anatilimnocola aggregata DNA encoding:
- a CDS encoding LamG-like jellyroll fold domain-containing protein, whose amino-acid sequence is MAEQFDPYYTWLGIPPEDQPADYYRLLGLKKLESNLDVISHAADRQMAHLRTLQTGKHATHSQRLLNEISSASTCLLTPEKKAAYDRKLREEQKAKEQTVAKPTLQVAKPLPVAKPNVLPVAASVPLSPQPIPVMPQPLPNLAPAPIQLAPSFRHNSPAAKSGLAKLILSAAAIAAVFLVALTIVALNLNQPPEVATRPASAEAAPTPPAIQQSSQSPIQKLPTPPVVPTPKVPQPDATNPAVKSNSPVGSPASTSPAITANNPPPAVPANVIPASAPPEQFVMRLPKRARIDLQNTQALVDFRQPFTYELAVKFDAGSTGFLFGNRNHLNLLKVPPTGPMIGYRWNLIGLPPVTCLMPPPTGSEWFHLAISHDDKRLYAFVNGRKVDEADGEFKKGEMPVHNVPLYFGSHPDHSPLFSGVLGGIRISSVARYVSDFAPPTKFTKDADTLLVLDMANPQPGVMTDLSGQGHDGSIKLGEWEPGKPDYSTAVALLGLPLPTGEAVVATTPNSPSNPTPFGESPAFGPQPAIEPTQLLAVPDEALLMKARVAVFDVFGAAAKQATKPELKVKVAQDMLKLASETKDDLAAEYVLLDNARKLLIGAGDVQLALAAVAQMEQRFMDPAREIRTTTLTALADANLSPEAREQLVNVTLAAMDAATQARQFSLTEQLSLLAVRVSTKLKDADARKAVAQRRTEVVRLRQQVTIFEAAQETLKSSPSDAAANLVIGKFLCFLLHDFAAGRTHLIAGDLPELAEAAKLDLAADQGTPADKVAAANAWLKWVEGAKGTDKDLTSAAQVRAKARYREALPSLTGLEKVKVEKWLADLAAVADVSSATPGTSQAVAKGPVLVIYNTHGFRFRDRGTLEFNVLLLKDGKIVDQARGVPLEWNPEINVSKQLQLGTKPFDTIRVEITRWQEHSGGLAEVELLVNSENVLRGKPVTASGKYGTSLTQHQPAMVTDGIKDEERHGGEGRGYWILPNKTAGWIEISLK
- a CDS encoding SHD1 domain-containing protein, producing MWISFRCYQPQQAFFFSLACLLAVATGAHADETIPAAQPTTRDASPDHQVVLRISGAMLNGMLDNKEIDRPIDIREDILGTAIQGKGRVVGHTHVNLVESGDAAKFVIHFHGEVHSRTTGYHGPAIIYSRAVTKFSASKLVVFKPGEGFVGQPTKVKATTASTLEGIASTRSGWLGRIVRRRAAQREAELRPQVTEIARRRAEQRIALGFEKTSEVRLAKLNKNLDNRSLAMVGLRTDSQGEANFTCCTTPRHLHIATKNCAGAATIELPDHHIVENVTCPIELWVHDSLVGERLSAGIDMLTTHLGSSDLVTTIAAAAEVLRGNSHPMHEHSTDSTSPLRVQKAGKWRVVQVAMPAAEVTSVVKAMQTQPTKTAKPVLATVAEKAAQIVAQQRDKVETSTATPPAPQPRTWTSGKYTADAEFVALEAGIVRLRRPSGVNTTIPLAKLSPNDQQWITSRLAQQ
- a CDS encoding MFS transporter; the encoded protein is MPAQVASPLAGERSNSPDTNASKGSLLVVFLTVFIDLLGFGMVLPLLPLYAEKFGIAEHGWELGLLMAIFSMMQFIFSPLWGRVSDRIGRRPVIIIGLIGSVVCYTLFGIAAIQQSLLLLFISRTGAGIAGATISTAAAYIADVTTKEKRAKGMALIGVSFGLGFTFGPLLAWAALLSARVEPTSEGPVIAASATDNLDVQLDPAKSSAEIAKADKRQYDEVARSPLPGFVAAGLSLVALLLAVFLLPESLRPGVSHTHMGLFDLRALRDSVSTPTIAALLFTSFLSVTAFGGFETTAALLLKDENQGFGMKFGQIPLFFAYIGIMLSLVQGGVVRRLSTRLSEVTMAEIGFVLTTIGFVLLTLATLWHSWPLLFIATAVSVGGFAFTTPSLSALISRRSDPDRQGGIMGVSQGVSALARIAGPLFAIPLFKSVSAVAPYYAAIGLMIIALLSLIRFARHGRDFGSTTTTSADH
- a CDS encoding right-handed parallel beta-helix repeat-containing protein — translated: MTALATLKKLFARSTPAKQARSKFFRPAIDALEDRRLMAVFIVDDDFAADNPARRQYTTIQGAVDAAITPVGNRAGDSIVVRPGLYNESVSIDKRITITGAVAPAIPFIGNRPYANDPSLNPARASIVDPATGAGFTITASNVILQGFTVANFDESEDTQGIVVTGGTANKILRNVIVDNTIGISLATDTATSNVGAARTTYVTGNVLRDNNTLGAAAGNGIYSDAGLRNVSITANRITGHENASILAITTVDTDFNTSVTIASNLIGNQVTGEADSAIILANLTNSTVVGNVMRNIYNNGTGIALVGGVSNVKVLSNNLANGAFTGINVIFRPGDYAVAAPNSNNLIQGNVITNFGDGGIRLREGANNNVVKANVVQKNGFGASEADANDGFGSGISLEDAIDNIVELNVSYYNDTDGFYADLLSSGNIIRNNTGLFNGEHDFHDDSIGAGTAGTANTYTNNRGRNGSPAGLIRFRY